In Paenibacillus sp. 1781tsa1, one DNA window encodes the following:
- a CDS encoding MotE family protein yields MAVKDDSDMEKESGGGWEKFLMISIPIVFTVVLLGVLLTLFNVDIRNNLFEFANKIPVVKEWVPDPVLDPEKEKLEKSEQQVESAEATIEKLKSQVTAKETELKAAKEATTTEAKKATDLQKKLDDAEKAAETATAATPETESDYQKQIKDLAKMYADMSPSKAAPILQNMTNEEMVLLLNAMQSSARTKVLEKMDPKTAADVTMMMKDAKPSGDLALDALQSRLKKETAATSTASTTTSKNLDKNQLSQTFASMSASSGAKLLLETYKLSPDKTLTILNSVDDATRSQLLENMSSEDSVETAKILNRLMGNK; encoded by the coding sequence ATGGCTGTTAAAGATGATAGCGACATGGAAAAAGAATCGGGAGGCGGTTGGGAAAAATTTCTCATGATTTCAATCCCGATTGTATTCACTGTAGTTTTACTAGGAGTATTACTTACGCTATTTAATGTAGATATTCGTAATAATTTGTTTGAATTCGCCAACAAGATACCGGTAGTCAAGGAATGGGTACCTGATCCTGTACTGGATCCGGAGAAAGAGAAGCTGGAGAAGAGTGAGCAGCAGGTTGAAAGTGCTGAAGCCACAATCGAAAAGCTGAAGTCCCAGGTCACTGCCAAAGAAACAGAGCTCAAGGCAGCAAAGGAAGCAACAACAACCGAAGCAAAGAAGGCCACGGACCTTCAGAAAAAGTTGGATGATGCGGAAAAAGCGGCTGAAACGGCTACAGCGGCAACGCCTGAAACGGAATCCGATTATCAAAAGCAAATCAAAGATTTGGCTAAGATGTATGCTGATATGAGCCCGAGCAAAGCTGCACCGATCTTGCAAAATATGACGAATGAGGAAATGGTATTGTTGTTGAATGCCATGCAATCATCTGCTCGGACCAAGGTGCTTGAAAAGATGGACCCGAAAACAGCAGCCGATGTGACGATGATGATGAAGGATGCCAAACCGTCCGGGGATCTGGCACTGGATGCACTGCAATCCAGATTGAAGAAAGAAACCGCAGCAACTTCAACTGCATCCACAACGACAAGCAAAAACCTGGATAAAAACCAGCTTAGTCAAACATTTGCTTCGATGTCTGCTTCAAGTGGAGCCAAGTTATTATTGGAAACTTACAAGTTAAGTCCTGACAAAACATTGACCATCCTGAATTCGGTAGATGATGCAACACGCTCTCAATTGCTTGAGAACATGTCTTCAGAGGACTCGGTTGAAACTGCAAAAATTTTGAACAGATTAATGGGCAACAAGTAG
- a CDS encoding flagellar hook-length control protein FliK, whose protein sequence is MSIVYQMASTASAKATGTTQTTGAQSKGSAAGVSGEFLQTLAQSLSGGNTEGDSSSATGSLTANPLVFSFAASEEGEATSITDILNSLFTDLDSLDEALENDPTLLAGLQTLIQQMYAQLNDASGTNAEGSDESSNGAESVSTVPAIELSQHPAAVRFVLQDMLTQLVAGMNDPESNVAKNAPEFKQLLQSLQGQLQEAGVDTSNNKGWTQLKSILDTLTAVKDQTVQVAPSTSLQAPKQDSVVPQVLVAAVANSGTKVKDEADTTSASNAGGEVEHSTIITAGELSLRSSGTTAGKPAEPVMQTSQFAKEMTQFVVNKLDIVQQKGFSEATISLRPEHLGKLDVQITLQNGQLVARFMTEHTMAKDMLEQQMTQLRSSLQAQGIQVERLEVTQNSSIGSQMYQDGGRQPGSNSQQQRRSREREEQSDDAIATAGIQEELRNWRSEQVEGNELQRDTFSAKA, encoded by the coding sequence ATGTCGATTGTATATCAAATGGCATCCACAGCATCTGCAAAAGCAACGGGAACAACTCAGACGACTGGAGCACAATCGAAAGGTTCAGCTGCAGGTGTTAGCGGTGAATTTCTCCAAACTCTTGCACAATCGTTATCTGGAGGAAACACAGAAGGCGATAGTTCAAGCGCTACTGGAAGTTTAACTGCTAATCCGCTGGTGTTTTCCTTTGCTGCAAGTGAAGAAGGGGAAGCGACATCAATCACGGATATACTGAATTCGTTGTTCACGGACTTGGATTCACTTGACGAAGCTTTGGAAAATGATCCAACTCTACTTGCAGGTTTGCAAACTCTGATTCAACAGATGTATGCACAATTAAATGATGCTTCTGGTACTAACGCAGAAGGTTCCGACGAGTCTTCGAACGGAGCGGAAAGCGTAAGTACAGTACCTGCAATTGAACTGTCCCAGCATCCGGCAGCAGTTCGTTTTGTTCTGCAAGATATGCTTACACAATTAGTAGCCGGAATGAATGATCCAGAGAGTAACGTTGCGAAGAACGCTCCGGAATTCAAGCAACTACTACAATCTCTGCAGGGTCAGCTTCAAGAGGCTGGAGTGGATACTAGCAATAACAAAGGATGGACTCAACTGAAATCCATACTGGATACATTGACTGCAGTTAAGGATCAGACTGTGCAAGTTGCTCCAAGTACTTCGCTTCAAGCACCCAAACAGGATTCTGTCGTACCACAAGTTCTTGTTGCGGCAGTGGCGAATTCTGGAACCAAGGTGAAAGATGAGGCGGATACGACATCTGCTTCCAATGCAGGTGGAGAAGTGGAACATTCAACCATCATTACTGCGGGAGAGCTGTCCTTGCGTTCATCAGGTACAACAGCAGGAAAACCGGCTGAACCTGTAATGCAAACATCACAGTTTGCCAAAGAAATGACACAGTTTGTAGTCAACAAGCTGGATATAGTACAGCAAAAAGGATTCTCCGAGGCGACGATCTCACTTCGGCCTGAGCATCTAGGGAAGTTGGATGTTCAAATTACCCTTCAGAACGGGCAGTTGGTTGCAAGGTTTATGACTGAGCATACGATGGCCAAAGACATGCTTGAACAACAAATGACACAGCTGCGTTCTTCACTTCAAGCCCAGGGGATCCAAGTGGAACGACTTGAGGTTACCCAGAACAGTTCAATCGGATCACAGATGTATCAGGACGGAGGCCGTCAGCCGGGAAGTAACTCTCAGCAACAACGCCGTTCGCGGGAGCGTGAGGAACAATCGGATGATGCTATAGCTACAGCAGGAATTCAGGAAGAATTGCGTAACTGGCGTAGCGAGCAAGTCGAAGGAAATGAATTACAGAGAGATACGTTTAGTGCGAAGGCTTAA
- a CDS encoding flagellar hook capping FlgD N-terminal domain-containing protein — protein sequence MANEIVSTNNTWPNYSAANKATTSAATKELGKDQFLKILITQLQNQDPMQPMEDKEFIAQMAQFSSVEQLVNISTQLKTLNQSLGAVSGMIGMEVSWLSSNKEDNGTLRQGIVDSIIVRDSVQYAKVGKDEIKLDEIIQVNYPKQAEESQTPVQNVQDVAPETNESKEVESSAEPGDTEDSGKTI from the coding sequence ATGGCTAACGAAATTGTCTCAACGAATAATACCTGGCCGAACTATTCGGCAGCTAATAAAGCAACCACAAGTGCTGCAACAAAAGAATTAGGTAAAGATCAGTTCCTAAAAATCCTGATAACCCAGCTGCAAAACCAAGACCCTATGCAGCCAATGGAGGATAAGGAATTTATCGCTCAAATGGCACAGTTCAGCTCAGTGGAACAACTGGTCAACATTTCTACACAACTTAAAACATTGAACCAGTCACTCGGTGCTGTATCCGGCATGATTGGCATGGAGGTAAGTTGGCTTTCTTCTAATAAAGAAGATAACGGAACTCTTCGTCAGGGAATTGTTGATTCCATCATTGTACGAGATAGCGTTCAGTACGCAAAAGTGGGCAAAGACGAAATTAAGCTGGATGAGATCATTCAGGTGAACTATCCCAAACAGGCAGAAGAGAGTCAAACTCCGGTACAGAATGTTCAGGACGTAGCCCCTGAAACGAACGAGAGCAAGGAAGTTGAATCATCCGCTGAACCGGGTGATACGGAAGATAGCGGGAAAACGATATGA
- a CDS encoding TIGR02530 family flagellar biosynthesis protein has translation MSDRITVGQLYAGPITPNMLQRPKTGEATAIPEKPFAKVLEDNLLKLSNHAAKRLEQRGIELKTEQMEQIGSALDKAAAKGAKESLILMQDMAFIVNVKNRTVVTAMDSESMKDNVFTQIDSAVIIS, from the coding sequence ATGAGTGATCGCATAACGGTTGGACAATTATATGCAGGCCCGATTACACCGAATATGCTTCAAAGACCCAAAACGGGAGAAGCCACAGCTATACCCGAAAAACCTTTTGCAAAGGTGCTGGAAGATAATCTTCTGAAATTGAGCAATCATGCTGCCAAACGATTGGAACAGCGTGGTATTGAACTCAAGACCGAGCAAATGGAACAGATTGGTTCTGCTTTGGACAAAGCTGCTGCCAAAGGAGCCAAAGAGTCATTGATTTTAATGCAGGATATGGCTTTTATCGTCAATGTCAAAAATCGTACTGTGGTTACAGCTATGGATAGTGAAAGCATGAAGGATAATGTGTTCACTCAGATTGATAGTGCCGTAATCATTTCTTGA
- the flgG gene encoding flagellar basal body rod protein FlgG, whose protein sequence is MLKSMYSGVSGMRGFQTKLDVIGNNIANVNTVGFKGSRVMFKDIMSQTTAGVTAPGDATGGVNAKQIGLGVSVGSIDTLHLAGSPMTTNNPTDLRINGDGFFLVRLSEDQEVPYLTRAGDFHVDAARNLLTSDGLFVLDSGGGNITIPDDVVSFTIGQDGTINQTMADGTIEAGPQIGIGKVVNPEGLEKIGGNLYRMTANANPDGALEPLTANSAEDGTGAIIAGQLEMSNVDLTGEFTEMIVAQRGFQANSRIITTSDEILQEVVNLKR, encoded by the coding sequence ATGTTGAAATCAATGTACTCAGGCGTTTCCGGGATGCGGGGTTTTCAAACAAAACTCGACGTAATTGGTAACAATATCGCGAACGTAAACACGGTTGGCTTCAAAGGCAGTCGGGTTATGTTCAAAGATATTATGAGCCAAACTACGGCAGGGGTAACTGCCCCTGGCGATGCAACTGGTGGTGTCAATGCGAAACAAATCGGCCTTGGTGTGTCCGTAGGTTCAATTGATACGCTGCATCTGGCAGGTAGCCCAATGACAACGAACAATCCAACAGATCTTCGGATTAATGGAGATGGATTCTTCTTGGTGCGTTTGAGTGAAGATCAGGAAGTGCCTTATCTGACTCGTGCGGGGGACTTCCATGTGGATGCTGCACGTAACCTTTTGACATCTGATGGGTTGTTTGTTCTGGATAGCGGTGGTGGAAATATTACGATACCAGATGATGTTGTTTCCTTCACGATTGGTCAGGATGGAACAATTAACCAGACCATGGCAGACGGAACCATCGAAGCGGGTCCGCAGATTGGAATAGGTAAAGTTGTCAATCCGGAAGGTCTTGAGAAAATTGGAGGCAACTTGTACCGTATGACAGCAAACGCGAATCCGGATGGGGCGCTGGAACCATTGACAGCGAACAGTGCTGAGGACGGAACAGGAGCAATCATTGCTGGACAGCTCGAAATGTCTAACGTGGATCTGACTGGAGAGTTTACTGAGATGATCGTAGCTCAACGTGGATTCCAGGCAAACTCCCGGATCATTACAACGTCGGATGAAATACTTCAGGAAGTTGTTAACCTGAAACGTTAA
- a CDS encoding flagellar FlbD family protein: MISVTRLNGSPMWLNALMVEIVEETPDTYITLVTGKRLIVLEKADDVISKIKDYNREIGVQAATIKVQQTEES, encoded by the coding sequence ATGATTTCGGTTACGCGGTTAAATGGTTCTCCCATGTGGTTAAATGCGCTGATGGTTGAAATTGTGGAAGAGACGCCGGATACGTATATTACTCTGGTAACTGGAAAGAGACTGATTGTGCTTGAAAAAGCCGATGACGTTATTTCCAAGATTAAAGATTACAACCGTGAAATCGGGGTTCAGGCAGCCACTATTAAAGTGCAGCAAACGGAGGAATCCTGA
- a CDS encoding flagellar basal body-associated FliL family protein codes for MKKMMPWLATMLLAITLIVVVVFVFMQGQNGTKDDTHTASASEAKKMTADEIVEVSSELAQIKTNLADPDRIIMVSFSFSLSDKTAKEDFEKIKSITVKPIIIQALADTKAEELSSAKGMKQFNEKLTGLINEALPEPKLKSTSFSDIVIAPM; via the coding sequence ATGAAAAAAATGATGCCCTGGCTTGCAACGATGTTGCTTGCAATAACACTCATTGTGGTGGTTGTGTTTGTATTTATGCAAGGACAGAACGGGACTAAGGACGACACACATACTGCTTCAGCTTCAGAAGCCAAGAAGATGACTGCGGATGAGATTGTAGAGGTATCGTCAGAGCTCGCACAGATTAAAACAAATCTGGCCGATCCTGATCGTATTATTATGGTTAGTTTTTCTTTTAGCTTATCTGATAAAACAGCCAAAGAAGATTTTGAGAAAATTAAAAGTATTACGGTGAAGCCCATTATTATTCAGGCACTCGCAGACACCAAGGCTGAGGAACTGAGTTCGGCCAAGGGTATGAAACAATTCAATGAAAAACTGACGGGTCTAATTAATGAGGCATTGCCTGAGCCGAAATTGAAAAGCACTAGTTTTTCAGACATTGTTATAGCACCAATGTAA
- the fliM gene encoding flagellar motor switch protein FliM translates to MVDVLSQNEIDALLAALSSGEMDAEELKKEETQKKIRSYDFKRAVRFSKDHIRSLTRIHENFARFLTTYFSAQLRTFVQINVVQVEQLPYDEFIRSIPKMTILNIFEAEPLQGRMVMEVHPNVGYAMLDRLLGGTGSAPTKIASMTEIETTIMERIFSRAFESLQEAWKTVLDISPRMEALETNPQFMQIVSPNETIALISLSTKIGDTTGMINLCIPHVVLEPIMSRLSTHQWFVSEKKTRAPEEYDALRERVNKAKLPIVAELGESRISIAEFLGLSVGDVITLNKPVDEGLSIKVGDKLKYMGSPGTIKDRVAVQIDEIVTEGVEEFDE, encoded by the coding sequence ATGGTGGATGTATTATCACAAAATGAGATTGACGCCCTATTAGCAGCCCTTTCTTCTGGTGAGATGGACGCCGAAGAATTGAAGAAGGAAGAAACTCAGAAGAAAATTAGATCGTACGATTTTAAGCGGGCAGTGCGTTTTTCCAAAGACCATATCAGAAGCTTGACTCGTATTCACGAAAACTTTGCACGCTTTCTCACCACTTATTTTTCAGCCCAACTGCGGACGTTCGTTCAAATCAATGTCGTTCAGGTCGAACAGTTGCCTTATGATGAGTTTATCCGTTCTATTCCTAAGATGACGATATTGAACATTTTTGAAGCGGAGCCCCTACAGGGACGAATGGTGATGGAAGTCCATCCGAACGTGGGATATGCGATGTTGGATCGCCTACTTGGTGGAACCGGGAGTGCTCCGACAAAGATTGCTTCGATGACGGAGATTGAAACGACCATCATGGAGCGAATATTCAGCCGTGCATTTGAAAGTTTGCAGGAAGCATGGAAGACCGTGTTGGATATTTCCCCAAGGATGGAAGCGCTCGAGACCAATCCGCAATTTATGCAGATTGTATCTCCCAATGAAACGATTGCTCTGATCTCGCTCAGTACCAAAATTGGTGACACGACAGGCATGATCAATCTATGTATACCGCATGTCGTTCTTGAACCTATTATGTCACGGTTGTCCACTCATCAGTGGTTTGTTTCGGAGAAGAAAACGAGAGCGCCGGAAGAATATGATGCTCTAAGAGAGCGTGTGAACAAAGCCAAGTTACCCATCGTTGCGGAATTGGGAGAATCCAGAATTTCAATTGCAGAATTTTTGGGTCTGTCCGTTGGTGATGTCATTACGTTGAACAAACCCGTTGATGAGGGACTTTCCATTAAAGTGGGTGACAAACTGAAATACATGGGCAGTCCGGGGACAATCAAGGACCGTGTGGCTGTGCAAATAGACGAGATTGTCACCGAAGGAGTTGAAGAATTTGACGAGTAA
- the fliY gene encoding flagellar motor switch phosphatase FliY, which produces MTSKDYLSQEEIDALLRQSESINSSEPAEKTVDDFLTELEQDALGEIGNITFGSAATALSTLLGLKVDITTPKVSIISRTQFEEAFPKPHVAVHVNYVDGFEGINSLVIKKRDAQVIADLMLGGEGNPVDEELNEIHISAVQEAMNQMMGSSATSMSTIFNRFVNISPPGIDILNLESGEGVSNLPADETLIQVSFRLLIGDLIDSNLMQLLPVHFAKNMVDMLIGGAQESTASAPVATTPEPAPVAVPATPPPVAEQPPVQQQQPPQAPQQPVQDYNGYGQTPMGMPQGMPPQQPYGMPPQQPYGAPQHYGGMPNRNVNVQPVQFANLQNGAYGQVDENNLNLLMDIPLKVTVELGRTQKQIKDILELSQGSIVELDKLAGEPVDILVNNKLIAKGEVVVIDENFGVRVIDIVSQWDRIQKLQ; this is translated from the coding sequence TTGACGAGTAAGGATTATTTATCCCAAGAAGAAATCGATGCTTTGCTCAGGCAATCGGAGTCGATAAACAGCTCGGAACCCGCTGAAAAGACGGTTGATGATTTTTTGACCGAGCTGGAGCAGGATGCCTTGGGGGAGATTGGTAACATTACATTTGGTAGCGCGGCAACAGCCTTATCCACGCTATTGGGCCTCAAAGTAGATATTACAACACCTAAAGTTTCTATTATTAGTCGAACGCAGTTTGAAGAAGCTTTTCCTAAGCCGCATGTTGCTGTTCATGTAAATTACGTGGATGGATTTGAAGGCATTAACTCGCTTGTTATCAAGAAGAGAGATGCTCAAGTTATCGCTGATTTGATGCTGGGTGGCGAAGGTAATCCGGTCGATGAAGAACTGAATGAAATCCATATTAGTGCGGTACAGGAAGCAATGAACCAGATGATGGGTTCCTCTGCAACCTCAATGTCCACGATTTTTAATCGTTTTGTGAATATTTCTCCTCCGGGAATCGATATTCTCAATCTGGAAAGTGGAGAGGGTGTAAGTAATCTTCCAGCAGATGAGACTCTTATCCAAGTTTCATTTCGTTTGTTAATCGGGGATCTGATTGATTCCAATCTGATGCAGTTGCTTCCAGTGCATTTTGCCAAAAACATGGTAGACATGCTGATTGGAGGCGCTCAGGAGTCAACTGCCAGCGCACCGGTGGCAACAACACCTGAACCTGCACCAGTAGCAGTACCAGCAACGCCACCACCGGTTGCGGAGCAGCCGCCTGTTCAGCAACAGCAGCCCCCGCAGGCTCCTCAACAGCCTGTTCAGGACTATAATGGATATGGACAGACCCCAATGGGAATGCCTCAAGGAATGCCGCCGCAGCAGCCGTATGGTATGCCGCCACAGCAACCTTATGGTGCACCTCAACATTACGGTGGAATGCCAAATAGGAATGTTAACGTACAACCAGTTCAATTCGCCAATTTGCAAAATGGGGCGTATGGCCAGGTTGACGAAAACAATTTGAATTTATTGATGGACATTCCCCTTAAAGTCACCGTAGAATTAGGAAGGACCCAGAAGCAAATTAAAGATATTTTGGAACTGTCACAGGGTTCGATTGTCGAACTGGATAAGTTAGCCGGGGAACCTGTCGATATTTTGGTGAATAACAAACTGATCGCCAAGGGAGAAGTTGTCGTTATTGACGAAAACTTTGGTGTTCGTGTTATAGATATCGTTAGCCAATGGGACCGAATTCAGAAATTACAATAA
- a CDS encoding response regulator → MANRILVVDDAAFMRMMIRDILSKNGYEVVGEAQDGSQAIEKFKELRPDLITMDITMPEMDGIAALKEIKKIDANAKVIMCSAMGQQAMVIDAIQAGAKDFIVKPFQSDRVIEAISKTLGV, encoded by the coding sequence ATGGCAAACCGAATTTTAGTCGTAGACGACGCTGCATTTATGAGAATGATGATCCGGGACATTTTGTCCAAAAATGGATATGAGGTTGTTGGTGAGGCACAGGATGGTTCACAAGCAATTGAGAAATTTAAAGAGCTTCGTCCGGATCTGATCACAATGGATATTACGATGCCTGAGATGGATGGCATTGCAGCTTTGAAAGAAATCAAGAAGATTGATGCTAACGCTAAAGTGATTATGTGCTCCGCGATGGGTCAACAAGCGATGGTAATCGACGCCATTCAAGCTGGTGCCAAAGACTTTATCGTTAAACCGTTCCAATCTGACCGGGTTATCGAAGCGATTAGCAAGACACTGGGCGTTTAA
- a CDS encoding flagellar biosynthetic protein FliO: protein MAQGDIPGGAGAGTNYYLQLVWVIVVLAVILVLIVYLIRFLNKRNQQWFRKGTIRILGGVGLGQNKSLQIIEIGGSVYLLGVGEDIQLVDKVSDLEEAQRIIDSFERDAAAQQGSFSPLIAKLAKRFRKDEPPREMELEDTTSFHEMFESKLRQMPNRKEKMEKLLDKDNTTDRSRDS, encoded by the coding sequence ATGGCTCAGGGTGATATACCAGGAGGAGCTGGCGCGGGAACCAATTATTATTTACAGCTTGTATGGGTGATTGTTGTCCTGGCCGTCATCCTGGTCCTTATTGTCTATCTGATCCGATTCTTAAACAAGCGGAATCAGCAGTGGTTCCGGAAGGGCACGATTCGTATTCTGGGTGGGGTCGGACTGGGACAAAACAAGTCGCTGCAAATTATAGAAATTGGTGGAAGTGTATATCTGCTTGGTGTAGGTGAAGACATCCAGTTGGTAGATAAGGTTTCAGATTTGGAAGAGGCGCAGAGAATCATTGATTCCTTCGAACGAGATGCTGCTGCACAACAAGGAAGTTTCTCGCCCCTCATTGCCAAGCTCGCAAAACGCTTCCGTAAAGATGAACCGCCGCGGGAAATGGAATTAGAGGATACAACTTCTTTTCACGAAATGTTTGAATCCAAACTTCGGCAGATGCCTAACCGTAAAGAGAAGATGGAAAAGCTCCTGGATAAAGACAATACTACAGATCGGTCGAGGGATTCATGA
- the fliP gene encoding flagellar type III secretion system pore protein FliP (The bacterial flagellar biogenesis protein FliP forms a type III secretion system (T3SS)-type pore required for flagellar assembly.), translated as MKKKIWLACCLLGLISLASVTVAFAEPIPNIDIQIGNGDGGTPSTSSLSIILLITVLSIAPAMLVLMTSFTRIVIVLGFVRTSLGTQQMPPNQVLVGLALFLTLFIMSPTLSSINQVALQPYLQGDLTQTEALEKAADPIKKFMFTHTREKDLLLFMKYNQTEQPKTYQDIPITVMVPAYVISELKTAFQMGFMIFIPFLVIDIVVASTLMAMGMMMLPPVMISLPFKILLFVLVDGWYLVVKSLLLSFNT; from the coding sequence ATGAAGAAAAAGATTTGGTTAGCGTGTTGTTTGCTAGGACTTATCAGTCTGGCTTCTGTCACAGTTGCCTTTGCCGAACCCATTCCGAATATTGATATTCAGATTGGAAACGGTGATGGAGGGACACCAAGCACGAGTTCACTGTCCATTATTCTGTTAATTACGGTGCTTAGTATTGCTCCAGCAATGCTTGTACTGATGACCAGTTTTACTCGGATTGTGATTGTGCTAGGTTTTGTACGTACATCTTTGGGTACACAACAAATGCCACCCAATCAGGTGCTGGTCGGTTTGGCGCTATTTCTGACACTTTTCATTATGTCGCCGACGTTGTCTTCCATAAATCAGGTAGCGCTTCAGCCCTATCTCCAGGGAGACCTTACACAAACCGAGGCGCTGGAAAAAGCAGCGGATCCCATAAAGAAATTTATGTTTACTCACACCAGAGAAAAAGATCTGTTGTTATTTATGAAGTACAATCAAACTGAACAGCCAAAAACCTACCAGGACATTCCAATCACTGTGATGGTACCAGCATATGTAATCAGTGAGTTGAAGACAGCATTCCAGATGGGGTTTATGATTTTTATTCCTTTTCTGGTGATAGACATTGTTGTTGCGAGTACACTCATGGCAATGGGCATGATGATGCTTCCGCCGGTCATGATCTCATTACCTTTCAAAATACTACTATTTGTCCTTGTGGACGGGTGGTATCTGGTTGTCAAGTCACTGTTACTGAGTTTTAATACTTGA
- the fliQ gene encoding flagellar biosynthesis protein FliQ has product MTSEFIIGLAGKAVYTSLLASAPMLILALVVGLAISIFQATTQIQEQTLAFVPKIVAVLLAVLLFGPWILNILVDFTFNILDNLYRYIG; this is encoded by the coding sequence ATGACTTCGGAATTTATTATCGGTCTGGCCGGGAAAGCGGTATACACGTCATTGCTGGCCAGTGCACCCATGCTTATACTAGCTCTGGTTGTAGGACTTGCAATCAGTATTTTCCAAGCGACAACTCAAATTCAGGAACAAACATTAGCTTTTGTGCCAAAGATTGTTGCCGTACTTCTGGCGGTACTTTTGTTTGGGCCTTGGATTTTAAATATCTTGGTCGATTTTACGTTCAACATTCTCGATAATCTATACAGATACATAGGGTAG
- the fliR gene encoding flagellar biosynthetic protein FliR, with protein sequence METLLQSFPVALLMFCRITSFFVTAPIFSARNVPASVKIGLSAFVTLTVYMIYGINQTVPTDLSYILLIIREILIGLLLGFVAYLLMTAVQTAGAFIDIQIGFGIANVYDPMTGASAPLTGNFKYAFAVLLFLTMNGHHYLLDALVYSYRWIPLSNVFFLRLADGSIAEFLIRTLGESFMLAFQMAAPMVVALFLTDVGLGFLAKTAPQFNVFAVGMPLKVLVGLAILLLLVPSFAFVFGQLFEVMFRSMEKLLGTIGQRPG encoded by the coding sequence ATGGAGACATTATTGCAAAGTTTCCCTGTCGCTCTGCTTATGTTTTGTCGAATCACATCATTTTTTGTAACTGCGCCGATTTTTTCGGCTCGAAATGTACCAGCTTCAGTCAAAATTGGACTGTCTGCTTTTGTCACATTGACTGTATATATGATATATGGCATAAACCAGACTGTACCCACAGATTTGAGTTATATTTTGCTCATCATCAGAGAGATTTTGATTGGTTTGCTTTTGGGATTTGTTGCGTATCTATTGATGACGGCTGTACAGACAGCAGGTGCTTTTATTGATATACAAATTGGTTTTGGTATTGCAAATGTATATGATCCAATGACAGGTGCTTCAGCTCCCCTCACAGGTAACTTCAAATATGCATTTGCAGTGCTTTTATTCCTAACTATGAATGGACATCATTATCTGCTGGATGCCCTCGTATACAGTTATCGCTGGATCCCGTTGTCAAATGTATTTTTCCTAAGGTTGGCCGATGGAAGTATTGCTGAATTTTTGATTCGGACGCTAGGTGAATCATTTATGCTTGCTTTTCAGATGGCTGCACCTATGGTAGTTGCGTTGTTTTTAACGGATGTAGGATTAGGATTTTTGGCAAAAACAGCTCCTCAATTTAATGTGTTTGCTGTCGGAATGCCGCTTAAAGTGCTTGTCGGGCTTGCTATTTTGCTTTTGCTGGTTCCCAGCTTCGCCTTTGTATTTGGTCAATTGTTCGAAGTAATGTTCAGATCCATGGAAAAATTGCTTGGGACCATTGGGCAAAGGCCGGGATGA